In a single window of the Oryctolagus cuniculus chromosome 9, mOryCun1.1, whole genome shotgun sequence genome:
- the ETFBKMT gene encoding electron transfer flavoprotein beta subunit lysine methyltransferase has translation MALRLAWRASGSGCRLLRAGRGGAFPLCPRGHCAGSSLDPALKAFLEENTEVTGRGSLTPEVQLRLLTPRCKFWWEKAGRWPHREPYWAVYWPGGQALSRYILDNPDVVRGKSILDLGSGCGATAIAAKMSGASRILANDIDPVAGVAITLNCELNQLDPVPILTQDILNLERGRWDLIVLGDMFYDADLADRLHQWLKDCCWTHRTRVLIGDPGRPQFSVHSIQHQLHKVVDYPLTESTRQDNNGLTTSSVWDFQP, from the exons ATGGCTTTGCGGCTCGCCTGGCGAGCCTCGGGGAGTGGCTGCAGGCTCCTGAGGGCCGGCAGAGGCGGGGCTTTCCCCCTGTGTCCCCGGGGCCACTGCGCGGGCAGCTCTCTGGACCCGGCGCTGAAAGCTTTTCTGGAGGAGAACACCGAAgtcaccggccgcggcagcctcACTCCCGAAGTCCAGCTGCGACTGCTGACTCCCAGATGCAAGTTCTGGTGGGAAAAGGCTGGCCGGTGGCCGCACAGGGAACCCTACTGGGCAGTCTACTGGCCCGGAGGCCAGGCCCTGTCCAG gTATATTTTGGATAATCCTGATGTTGTCAGAGGAAAATCCATATTAGATCTTGGGAGTGGATGTGGAGCTACAGCTATTGCTGCAAAGATGAGTGGAGCATCAAGGATTTTGGCCAATGACATAGACCCTG ttgCAGGAGTGGCCATTACACTGAATTGTGAATTGAACCAACTGGATCCTGTTCCCATTTTAACCCAAGACATTTTGAATTTGGAACGAGGTCGGTGGGACCTGATTGTACTTGGAGACATGTTCTATGATGCAGACCTCGCAGACCGTCTCCACCAGTGGCTCAAGGACTGCTGCTGGACCCACAGAACCCGCGTGCTGATTGGTGACCCTGGGCGGCCCCAGTTCAGCGTCCACAGCATTCAGCATCAGCTGCATAAGGTGGTGGACTATCCCCTGACAGAATCTACCAGGCAGGACAACAATGGACTAACCACAAGCTCGGTGTGGGATTTCCAGCCTTGA